In candidate division KSB1 bacterium, the genomic window ATAAATGTCAGATCGAATACTTATTATCACGAACGGCGATAGCGCTGTTGATACACTCAAAGAAGCAGGGATTGTTGCAGATTTTCTGCCCTGGCGTGATGTTTTGCATGATGGCCCTGTACCAGCAAATCTCACTCTAGAAGAATTATCGATCATCCGGGCTAAATTTATTTCAGAACGAGGTTGGGGTGAGTATGAAGATGCGATCAATAATTTTAAAGAACGGGATAAAAGGTTAGCTACGTCTGGAGATTATGAAGAAGTGATCCTATGGTTCGAACACGATTTATACGATCAGCTTCAGTTGATCCAATTATTGGATTGGTTTTCGCAGCACGAATTTAAAAAAACAAAGTTAAGCATAATCTGCAAAGATGAATTCGTTGCCAATTCATCGAAAGGTCGGTTGTTAGTAAATTATTCAGATCGGAGTGAAATAACATCAAATCAACTTGCTTCGGGGTACCAAAGCTGGCTGGCGTTTTGTTCACCAAATCCAAAAAAAATAGTAGAAATAATCACCCAGGATATATCCTACCTACCCTACTTGCAAA contains:
- a CDS encoding DUF1835 domain-containing protein — its product is MSDRILIITNGDSAVDTLKEAGIVADFLPWRDVLHDGPVPANLTLEELSIIRAKFISERGWGEYEDAINNFKERDKRLATSGDYEEVILWFEHDLYDQLQLIQLLDWFSQHEFKKTKLSIICKDEFVANSSKGRLLVNYSDRSEITSNQLASGYQSWLAFCSPNPKKIVEIITQDISYLPYLQSAFLRLLQEYPDKENGLSRNQSQILKIVQSNMTQPGEIFKESHKMEEANYLGDASFWQHMYGMNHCDFPLLQAEGSKPFFLPSSLNPDQEFLQQRLILTELGQQVILNKTNWVEINGIDKWLGGVHVTRKTLWYWDNTKQILIKEE